One segment of Acidianus sp. HS-5 DNA contains the following:
- a CDS encoding thiamine-phosphate synthase family protein produces the protein MDERDEVLIKLKEAADLFVDTLGTYLLVPEIRTNIGYAIKGAKSAKDVAAIPGRITVAFNRAIYCMPPAFGASDHVARVILTAMSHDENIRSSINLKYYEEIVKNLKDVFMFNRKEEPEESREKERHTMNFMVDIAYSRLSRIPKYIVDLGDYGKEPSIFILGKEPIEVVKDAISLLQFIQ, from the coding sequence ATGGACGAAAGAGATGAAGTTTTGATAAAATTGAAAGAAGCAGCAGATTTATTCGTTGATACTTTAGGCACTTATTTACTCGTCCCAGAAATAAGAACTAATATAGGTTATGCGATTAAGGGAGCTAAAAGTGCTAAAGATGTTGCCGCAATACCTGGGAGAATTACCGTAGCGTTTAATAGGGCAATTTACTGTATGCCTCCAGCTTTCGGCGCCTCAGATCACGTGGCGAGAGTAATATTAACTGCCATGTCTCACGATGAGAACATTAGAAGTTCAATAAACTTAAAATATTATGAAGAAATTGTGAAGAATTTGAAGGATGTATTCATGTTTAATAGAAAAGAAGAGCCAGAAGAAAGTAGAGAAAAGGAAAGACATACTATGAATTTCATGGTAGATATTGCTTATTCGAGGTTAAGCAGAATACCCAAATATATAGTAGATTTAGGAGATTACGGTAAAGAACCAAGCATTTTCATTTTAGGTAAGGAGCCAATAGAAGTAGTAAAGGACGCAATAAGTTTACTTCAATTTATTCAATAG
- a CDS encoding PadR family transcriptional regulator codes for MKMNLERLRKGTLKMLILEALNDKPMHAYEIIKTIEKKFHGIYKPSPGSLYPVLKQLLESGMITIEEKDDKKIYVMTDKGKEAFEKMKNEMTNVFTKNNQYRKVVNQLFEIGLIIYNFRDKLNDDEYERINDIINGCKNEIEDLLNKLK; via the coding sequence ATGAAAATGAACTTAGAAAGGCTAAGAAAAGGTACATTAAAAATGTTAATTCTAGAGGCACTTAACGATAAACCAATGCATGCTTACGAAATAATCAAGACAATAGAGAAAAAATTCCATGGAATATATAAACCAAGTCCTGGCTCTCTTTATCCAGTTTTAAAACAACTTTTGGAAAGTGGTATGATAACTATAGAGGAAAAAGACGATAAGAAGATTTACGTTATGACGGACAAAGGGAAAGAAGCTTTTGAGAAGATGAAGAATGAAATGACGAATGTTTTTACTAAGAATAATCAGTATAGAAAAGTCGTTAATCAATTGTTTGAAATAGGCTTAATAATTTATAACTTTAGAGATAAATTAAATGATGACGAGTATGAAAGGATAAACGATATTATAAACGGATGTAAAAATGAGATAGAAGATCTATTGAATAAATTGAAGTAA
- a CDS encoding FAD-dependent oxidoreductase, which yields MKKKVVIVGGGNAGSIVANKLAKNHDLEVMVIEPSEYHYYQPGTIDIVGGIGKEEEMIKNNSEILNTKWIKDYVTKVDFENHTVILKSGDKIGYDYVIISAGVKNKELEGFPHWHTIEGAKLMKEMADNFEGKKIVVGYFGLIKCPAAPFELSFILRQKFPKAEITLVNPVAQPPQIQKPMAEILGKRAKELRIQVIRGFKIKNVDKQNKIIESENGEKVNYDLAFIDTPIKAGEEFSNLVDNSGLIPVNKETLRFKDYDNVFAIGDITSITTPPKTGAIAHFEANYVIKEIQNDLYGQGKGKFDGSAACAVYSGYGKGSFIYMNYEKSYALGPSSIFFTAKKAFASIYWLTVEGKIL from the coding sequence ATGAAAAAGAAAGTTGTAATAGTTGGTGGCGGAAACGCTGGATCTATTGTAGCAAATAAATTAGCTAAGAATCATGATTTAGAAGTGATGGTAATTGAGCCTTCAGAATATCATTACTATCAGCCCGGTACTATAGACATAGTAGGAGGAATAGGAAAGGAAGAGGAAATGATAAAGAACAACTCTGAGATCCTGAACACAAAATGGATAAAAGATTATGTCACAAAGGTAGATTTTGAAAATCATACAGTAATTTTAAAATCAGGGGATAAGATTGGTTACGATTACGTTATAATATCTGCAGGTGTGAAGAATAAAGAACTAGAAGGCTTTCCGCACTGGCATACTATTGAAGGAGCAAAGTTAATGAAAGAGATGGCAGACAACTTCGAAGGCAAAAAGATCGTTGTTGGATACTTTGGTTTGATAAAATGCCCTGCGGCCCCTTTTGAATTATCCTTTATTTTAAGGCAAAAATTTCCTAAGGCCGAAATAACCTTAGTAAACCCTGTGGCTCAACCGCCTCAAATACAAAAACCTATGGCAGAGATTTTAGGTAAAAGAGCTAAGGAGCTAAGAATACAAGTTATAAGAGGTTTTAAAATTAAAAATGTAGATAAACAGAATAAAATTATAGAATCAGAAAATGGAGAAAAGGTGAATTATGATTTAGCATTTATAGATACTCCTATTAAAGCAGGAGAAGAATTCTCTAACCTTGTAGATAATTCCGGGTTAATTCCTGTCAATAAAGAAACGTTAAGGTTTAAGGATTATGATAACGTTTTCGCTATAGGTGATATTACTAGTATAACTACACCCCCGAAAACGGGAGCTATTGCTCACTTTGAAGCTAATTATGTAATTAAAGAGATCCAGAATGATTTATATGGTCAAGGTAAGGGCAAATTCGACGGTTCTGCAGCATGTGCTGTCTATAGTGGTTATGGAAAAGGCTCATTCATTTATATGAATTATGAAAAGAGTTATGCATTAGGTCCTTCATCAATATTTTTCACGGCTAAGAAAGCATTTGCGTCAATATATTGGCTGACGGTTGAAGGTAAAATACTCTAG